The genomic DNA CAGAATGCAGCCGAGCTAAGGAGGCTTCGTACTTCAGATACGTTGGTCGGTGGCACAACATTTTGAAGAGCTTCAACCTTTTTAGGATCAGGTGACATGCCCTTTTCAGAGAACACATGGCCAAAGAAGAGCATAGTGGGAACTCGAAACTGACACTTAGGTAAGTTTAATGTCAGACCACTCTCCTGGAGTTGACGGAACACTTGTCTCAGATGTCGGTCATGAGTGTCTTCGTCTGCGACCCCAACATAGATGTCATCACTGATATTCTTGACGCAGGGTATGCCACGGATTGCATCACCCACCTTCTTTTGGAAGACTTCTGCCGCGCACGAGAGGCCAAAATTGAGACGTTTGTATTGGAACAGTCCAACGTGTGTAGAAAACGTGCACAGTGCTCTCGAGTCGGGGTGCAATGGGATCTGGTGGTACCCTTGATTTAAGTCGATCTCACTAAACACTTTACAACCGTTCAAGTCCGACACTACGTCATCGATGGTGGGTATGATGTGTCGCTACCTGATGATAGCTTTGTTTAACGAACGCATGTCCACACAAATTCTAATCTCGTTCGGTTTATTCGGCTTGGGCACAAAAACAGTTGGCGATACCCAAGGGGTGGGGCCTTCTACGCGTTCAATGATTTCATCATTTTCAAGCTGTTTGAGTTTTTCTTCCACCTGTTTTCTTACATGGAAAGGGACTCGGCGATGTGGCTGTGCCACGGGTTTGACAGATTCATCTACATGTATGCGTGCTGGTTCACCTTTGTACTTACCCATTCCACTGGTTAGATTAGGAAATTCCTTGAGAAAATCTGGGGTATCAGGTGGCAGGTTAACAGGAGGGTCGACCGTACTAACAGCTTTAATAAGATTTAATGCTTGTGAGGTTGTCCAGCTAAGTATGGAGCTTGATGAACCCTTTGCGACATAGAATGTTTCCACGGATGAACAGCTACCACTGGTGACAGTAGCTCGGAACTTTCCACACAGGGTTAGTGGCTTATCAGACATGTATGGATACACTTTGGCACTTGTTTCAACCAGTTGTGGCTTTGATTTAAAGCCATCAAAGTCTCTCTTGCTTAAGATATTCACGGTTGCTCCTGAATCTGCCATTATGCGGATAGGTGTGTTCATGATGGTGACCTAAAAGATAGGCTTGCCAGCTTGGTGACCCTGTGCACCAATGTTAAAGGTATACTCttcgctgttgtcactatcAACACCGGCTACAGATGACATTTCACTACTCGGAGACTCTTCAACATCTGCAGACCTGGCATGGTGTTTACCTTTTGACGCTTTCTTAGGGTGCGAAGATTTGGACCGATCATTGGGTTTGCCACGACAAACTTTGGAGAAATGGTTCATCTTGCCACAGTTCAAACACTTTTTGCCTTGAGCAGGGCAAGTGCCTTGATGTGGGTAATTTCCACCACATGAACCACACCTATTGTTACGCAATCTAGACTTTGGTAGACCACGAGAATTCTCTTTCTGCTGAACGTTGGTTGCTTCATTTCTACCATAGCCCACTGCGTTGGATTGCTGTTCCTCCATCTCAGTTGTCTGTTCGTCGGCGGTTTCCATGGCGCGAGCTACTTTCAATAAGTTCTAAAGATTGAGGCTGTGTTCGATTGCTTTACGTCTCAGGCGAAGCGATGAGGTTCCTTGAATAATCTGTCACTTAATTTCCAGTTCGGGATCTGCGAATTGACACTTGCGTGCTAACAGCTGGAGACGTGTGTAAAACTCGGTAATGTTTTCACCAGACTTTTGCGTTTCCTGACGAAAGGCATAGACGTGATAATCCACACACTTCTGAGGCTCGAAATGATCAGCAAGAGCCTTTACGGCAGTCTTGTATTCGTCACTTCCTTCCGGCGGTTCTGGAACGGTAAGGGTCCCAAACACATCACAGGTTTCTTCTCCTACGTAATGCAATAACATGGCTTTCTTTCGAGATGCTCGGGTAATGTTCATTGCTGTAAACATGTTGTTCAAACGCTTGACATACTTCTCAAAGCGAACGGGTACTGTATCTCTTGGTTGAAGATCAAACTCAGGAAAGGTCGGTAGGTTAATTGCCATTGCAGAGGCTGTTGAAGGCTACGAAGGCGAAGTGGTTGATGAAGAATCTGCAGGCATTGAAAACAAGGCTAATCGGTAGGATTTTCCGGTTGATTTAACACTTTAAACGTAGAGATTTCCGTCTTCGATTACTTGCATCCCATCCTCGTCGCCATTTGTGATGTTTTGAATGGATTTCAAAACAGGATGCAAACGATTAACAACGATTTAATAAAAAGTTGCAAGAAGACGTGTTACAGCATCTGTGGACGCCATGATCGTTCTGCTACCTATATCCCATAGTTCCTAGCGAACATCCGGTATCAATAACTTCCGGTTTACATGAACATTACAGTATAAATTAGCTATTCCAAtaaaatttcgttttaaaaAAGTACATTACGCGAGTGCATTGATTCTGAAGTCTCTATTGTGACCTAAAGTGTCATGTTATTGTACGTCAGTGTTAGACGATAAAATGTCACCACCTTCCAAACGGTCTAATATTCTGTTTGCCTTTTCCTTCGAGGAACAAATCCCACAAATTTTGAGCAAGGATTTCAGCTTTCTGATCGTCAAGATTATTGTTACCAGTTGCACCTCCAAGCGAGATTAGAAGTTTCTTTCCAGCATTTTGACAGAATTTGATACCTTCCTCAACTTTGGGGCACCTAAAAAGATTCGGGTATTCAGGCGAGACAGGATCTCAGCAGTGGTTTGCAAAATTAACTCCTGGCATCTGATCTGCTTAGAAAAAGGGTTTGGTGAATAATGGTACCGAATTTAAGGGTTTTAAATTacgtaaaagaaaaaatctcaAGCTGCATTAAGGAGGTGCCTGCTTCATCAGAGTTAACAAAGTAgaataataagaaaaacaacaatgatagagataataatgataatgaaaacgataatgataataatatatttaCTCTTAGTGTAGCTTGTGGTTCAGCTAAATTACAAGAATGACCAAGAATACATAATATGATACAATTTAAATTAGCAATAAAGAAAAACTTCGTAAATGTAAAGTTGTAAGCCAGTTCCTCAATGGCGTGTAGTGGAAAGAAACAATGAAGGTATTTTTCTTCATTCCCTCTTGGTAGTGGCGTTAAGTCGATGGTCGGTTTGAACGATGTGACTACTGTATTACTGTTTTGTGTCTTTTAACGTGCTTGTATTAAGCAAACAATGATTGGAATTAATAATTAGGTGATTAAATAAAAGTATTGTTTTCATTAGTTAGGCAGCTGCGTAGGAACTCGTGCCTTCATCAATAAGGTTTTTCTGTAAGTTACAGCATCAACAGGCCGGACGCATTCACAGGATGGTAAACTCGCGGAGGGCTCGCATTATAAGTAATTTTTTGGCGCCGCGATTACACTACTAACACGGTTACATTCATGGCGAAATGGCGGTGAGTGAGCGGTTATATTCATGGCGAAATGGTCGTGGCGAGCTGTTCTAACCTCACCTTTATTTCTTGCTCCAAAAAATGTCACCACAAAACCAATGACAATAATATCGTATTTCATTTCTTGACAGACATCTTTGAGGGTTTTCTCGGGGTTCTCGGGGTTCTCGGGGTACTTCATCCCTGCGCTGTTCTGTCCCCAGTAAGCCACAAGAAGATGCTTCCCAACTGTCAAAGGCGAGAATGGTGCGTCACTAAACTGATTTCAGGTcactttattcatatttttaaagCACTTCGTTGATCAAGAACTTGACTAATGTGTCTAGAATACTCACCACTATCTGGGATGAGGTAAGCAATCAGCAGTTGGAAATTGATGCACGCAGCTTTGATATGCATTGGTAGTTTACCGTATTCCGATATAAGGCTTATTAATTTGTAACCGCTAGGCGAACGGTTAGGAATCAGGAATAGTACTTAGAGAAAAGGAAGTATTTGGACAAgcttattgttttattttgtgaTGCAGAATGCAGTTATTTACATATGAAATCACCTAGAAAACCTGTCCATCGCCTGGCCTTAACTTACATTACCTAACCACAAgaaagagggtctgaatggggggggggggggggggggggtccacttgtcggttgtcggttaaaatttagttactttgtcgctagtcggttaaaattttcgatctttgtcggttgtcggttaatctcagttaataagtaaaaatacatgttaattattaatatttgttaTGTGTTTCAATCAGTTTCAAGCCTTTGATCCCTATAAAACATGTGAAACGTGtaaaaatgcatcatttgattgaaCTTAAACTTCATTATGCAACATGATAGTGTATTTCACCAAAGCTTTTATTGcaaatgcgaacttggtttccctgttgATTACACGGCACCATAAAAAGTAATGAAGAGAGGTTAATTCGACACAGagggaaacgcccagtctaAGCTTTTGGatacataaattatttttggagcaaaactgcaaggggtgacaggttGCACATGTATACCGGCGTGAAAGacctttaatattttggctctaacaagcatgttctttgccatggttttcctttcttttcggAAATAAggggtggttctttaaaaaattagcaaagtagcggttggttttgtatgagattcaACTTTTccattaaagcttcttttacgACCAGAAGTGAGTTACAgtgtactgcgcaagcgcgaccagtaaatttcgtcgtcgtggtgtgtcgacgacgccaaacaaagtacaatcacgtcgtcctgcaatccacaagcttcagcaggtataatgcacctatcaatgtaatgccGGTGTTACACGGGTAATCTcttagaggacgggtagcttgcaaaccaaactgaacgcagggctgtcggaacagcaacaagaagatttattccaaaaatgaacgtagtttccacgaagtaaaactTCACAACAGTACGTAACtcgataaacttacacggcctccgccaacttgaataaactttgccttcgtcacacttgactaaacacgaccaacgtcaaactctcttcgcttgtgaaaactagttaaaacttaactcggacTCGCCTACTTATATACATTTACAATAAGATTCTTGAACTTTCTAAATAGTCTAAtcatagaaagattacaaaatataccgctttagGAACGCTTACGCAAGattctaaaataaacaaactacgaactctcgcgaagcttctagaaagtcacgctgtcacgcaatacaatttttcgtaacataaCCCCCTTTTAGAAAAAATTTCCTAAATTTCCAATACAACAGAAAAATTGTTAGCTAATGTACAACAGGGGTAGTCCAGTGTCTCTCAGGCTACTCTTCTACTCGACTAAGATAGTCCGCTCCAACATTCTCTGATCCTTTGATGGCTTCCACCTTGAAATTGTAACTTTGTAGAAACATGGCCCATCGCATTAGTCGTGCTTTGGTATAGGTCCAGGATCAAATACAgttatttcatttaatttccgATAATCATCACACACGCGGtttgtgttgtcttttttcttcactACTACAACAGGTGACGCATACTGAGAACTGGACTCTCTAATAACTCCCATTTTGATCATGTCAGCAATATCTTTTCTCAGTGATTCTCTCATGCTGTAAGGTACAGGGTAAGGTCTTGATCTAACTGGCTCGTCTGAGGTGAGTTTAATATGATGCTGAACGAGATCGGTGGTACCTGGTGCTTCAGTAAACAAATCTGTGAACTGGTTAGCCAGATCCTTAAATTCTCTTCTTTGCTCGTCCGTAAGATTCGGTCCAGTTGTAACATCCTCAATTGACTCCTTGGCTACATATCCACCAAGATCTAAGAAATCAACCTCTTCTTCCTCTGCTTCATCAACTGTAGCTGCACAGTCGACAGCATCGTCTATACCTGTAGCGCGTGCTCCAACAGCTACTGCTCCTTCGACTGTAGTCTCCTCTAGCTCAAAGTACTTTTTAAGTAGGTTAGCGTGGTAAACTTTCTCCTTGCCttttactttcactttgtaGTCATTGGGACCTACTACTGAACTAACTTCAAAGGGACCTTTCCACTGCATAAGTAACTTGTTATGGTCGGTAGTATAGGTAGCAGCACAAGCACTTTCTCACCTGGCTGAAACTTCCTAACCTTAGACTTGCGGTCGTAATAGTGCTTTCCTCTCTGCTGAGCTTTCTCCAATTCGCTATGGGCGAATTTAAGAGTATCTTCCAACTTCTCACGCAACTCGAAAACGTACTGGTAACTGTTCTTTACTTCAGGCTCCTCAACTTCTTTCGTCCACAGCTGTTTGAGTATAGTCATTGGTCCTCTAACAGCTCTTCCATATAACAGCTCGAACGGCGAAAAACCAGTGGACTCTTGTGGGACCTTACGATAAGCAAACAACAGTGGGTTTATGTAGCGATGCCACTGTCTTGGCTGCTCACTACACAGTCTCTTTAGCATAGACTTCATCGTTCCGTTGAACTTCTCCGTCAAACCGTTACACATCGGGTGATAGGGCGTTGTTGTAAGCTGTTTAATGCTTAGTAGTCGGGTTACTTCTCTCATACACTCCGAGACAAATTGTGTGCCCAGATCACTCAGGATTTCTTCGGGTACTCCTAGACGGCTAAAGATATCCACTAATGCCTCTGCTACTGTCTCCGTATCAATGTTCTTTAGTGATACTGCCTCAGGGTAGCGAGTCGAAAAATCTACCAGCGTCAATATGTACCTGTGTCCGTCTTCACTCGGAGGACTGATAGGCCCAACAAGGTCTATTGCTACTCCCTTAAAGGGCTTGTCAATTAGCGACATCTTCTCTAACGGTACTTTCGGCACTGATCCCTTACTTACAGTCTTCTGACAAACATTACAGGACTTGCAAAATCGAGTCACGTCACCTTGAATTCCAGGCCAATAAAACGCACTCTGGATattgtctgttgttttctttatgCCCATGTAACCACCCATGATCGATCCGTGAGCTACTTCCATTATGGGGCGTCTCAGCTTTTCAGGTACCATGACTTGTTTAAGCGGTTTACCACCATTCACATAAGGGTGCTTGTACAGACGGTACAGTACTCcacatttttcttcaaatgaaatctccGCTTGATCCTTTACTAGTACATCGTCTCGATCCCAGTACTTGCGCAGACTCTCATCTTCACGCTGCATCTGCTTGAGCTTCTCTCTATCCACAATAGGACTCTCACGGCTACTTGGCACCTTCAAAGCTGTGCGAACATCCTTTTTCTTGCTGATCATAATAGCGACAATTTGGAGTTctacattccatctgtaaaagtaattgtttgccagcaatttcaaatccagctttcacagagaatagCTTGACTTCTGGTAGTTACTGCACAGGCCTCTTGCCAACCGGGGTCTGGATTTTGTGCGTCCCTGGCGTCAGGTACGTTGCCAATAATAAGGTTGTAGATAGGATCTGAAAGGCACTGCGCTTCTACATGGCCCTTAAGATAAGGGGTATCAACATAAATTCTTGCTATAGGCACTTTCCTTGCAGTGTTGTCAATAAGCAACATAACGTTAAAGTCTCCGGTGAACTGATCCTCGCCGACAAGGTCCTTCTTGACTACTACTCCGCTGCAACCAGTATCTCTTAATACGTCAACAGTCTTCTCTCCAACTCTACCCTTTACAACAGGCATCTTACTTCTTACTCCAGTTAAGGGTTCAACACAGGCGTTACTCAGCAACGGGACTTTCTTGCCACAGGCTAACAGAAGCTGATCATTTTGAATACACGACTCGAGTTCCTCGGGGGAAGCGTTAAGATCGGGTGCCTTAACCAAACAGCCAGCACTAACTTGACCACGTTGCGCAGGTTTAACAGCCTTACCTTGGCCTCCTGACTTTCGTCCACCTGATCGACAGTTCCTCGCTTCATGACCTTGCTTGTTACATAGGAAACACCTTTTAGCTAGGGTTGGGCAGTTAATAGCTTTGTGTCCGCGGGCATTACACTTGTAACACTGGAGGGCTGTTGTATCACTCTGTGCGGTCTTTGTTTCCTCCACTTTAGGCTGTACTTGTGGCTTCTTGCTCGCAGAGCTGAACAGATGCTTCCCGTGTGCTTCTAAGTACTGATCGGCGATCTTCGCTATCTGAACAAGCGTTTCCGGGGCTCTTTCACGAAGGTGCATAGCTAACTCTTTTGGACAAGAGTCAATAAACTGTTCTTTCACAATTAAATCTTTCAGGCCTTCAAACGATCGTTCCGTGTGCGGAAGTTCCAGCCAACGCAACAAGTATCCACCCAGTCTCACAATAAACTGTTCAGGACTCTCGTCAACTTCCGGCTTTGATGCTCTAAATTTACGACGATAGCCGTCCTCTGTAAGGTCATATCTCTTCATCAAAGCTAACTTCACTCGGTCGTAACCTTGGGCTGCTTCCTCAGATAATCGCGAATAAACCTCTAGGGCACGTCCAGACAAAAGAGCACTAAGTTTCGAAGCCCATCCTGTCTTCCCCCATTTAGCTGTAGTTGCGAATCTCTCAAGTCGTTGTAGATAAGCATCTAAGTCGTCCTAGCCATCAACAAATGAGGGAAGCTTGGGTGCCTTGGCCCTATCATCTCTCACTTCAGGGTGTCCGGCAACGTTACGGCCTTGTCCTAGACGAGCGAGCTCTAGTTCGTGCTCTCTCTTAGCAGCTTCAATAGCTTCTTTTTGCTTTAACAGTTCCGCTTCCAGCTCTAATTTTCTCAGATCGCGTTCTTGCCGCCTGGTTTCTCTTTCTTCGTCTTCTCTTCTACgccttttctctttctcttcttcttcctttcttctgTCTTCTTCAAGTATTCGACGtctctcttccttttcttcttctaacTGCCTacgcttttcttctttttcctcttccaATTGtctacgtttttcttctttttcctcttctagttgtctacgtttttcttctttctcttcctcttcccTCCTTCTTTCCTCCTCAAGTTCTcgacgtttttcttctttttcttcctctaaCTTTAGTTGCTCCCGCACAAACTCGAGCAGTTTTTCTCCCTGCAATCCGAACTTTTCTCCAATCTGTATAAACTTATCCATTTCCACAGTTCACAGCAAACACACTCGATATACTTCCTCGTAGCAGTTATTCTCACTTCTCTGTAAACTCCTTTTTCTTGAACTGTCCTTTCCTGGTTACTGTAGTCAGCAAACAATTTAATTCCTCTCCCGGACAGGCCCCCAatgttacgcgggtaatcttttagaggacgggtagcttgcaaaccaaactgaacgcagggttgtcggaacagcaacaagaagatttattccaaaaatgaacgtagtttccacgaagtaaaacttcacaacagcacgtaactcgataaacttacacggcctccgccaacttgaataaacttgataaacttacacggtctccgccaacttgaataaacttgataaacttacacggtctccgccaacttgaataaactctgcattcgtcacacttgactaaacacgaccaacgtcaaactctcttcgcttgtgaaaactagttaaaacttaactcggactcgcctacttatatacatttacaataagattctagaactttctaaatagtctaattatagaaagattacaaaatataccgctttagGAAGGCTTGCGCgagatcctaaaataaacaaactacgaactctcgcgaagcttctagaaagtcacgctagtcacgcaatacaatttttcgtaacagcCGGCGGGGAGGGAGGCAGAGCGTAGGGTGGAgattggatttttttcaaaaatttgcaatcaaattccctgcccacgggcaaatcattccagtcaaatgcaatcAAATTTCTCCACCCtaggctgcacattgctgtcaattccaaggcagaacccaagaaaggcacaataaaaatatctccaaaataaaactctgcaatcttctataaacgttgctgcatcaccaaagatacatgttcctgttacagctgcaattatacgttttaatcATAATCCGTGTCACACTGCGTTGAATACATAGACCTTTacgagaaagtccacattttgtaagtttaaatatacctttcttagtaaagggtacaaaaAAAGTCAGTTTCGTAAGTTTACACTGATCttagcgaatgagccatacactactcaattgtacttgcaaaaatcgacttggtttctctttactttcgtttactttgatacctcagtattttaagaggttcaattgatcaaaaacacgctaaaacaaacgaaatttgaagacaaaacagtgaaattcacacagccttcgcttgttctcattggcctccatgacttcctgatcttttcaaaccgtacggcgcatgcgtgaagcgtggaagtGGGAAACAGATTCAGCGGCGAAAAacgtctgattggtcgacgcgcgaccacgtgacattgccaaattcaaaatggcggcaatacctccatcgtttgtttattccagtggaaagaagattaaaaatatatgcatatgcatatacggatatttttagaatagcctagcctttttattatcctttttcacctattcctatgggatccgttccctgcgatgctcgcgttttggccggtttacAGGATTCAACTTTGGACTTGTTTAAGCGATCActtcacgatcacgaaggacaacaatatttcTGATAAAAGCCGGATCACTAGAAAGAACTCCCTCTGTCCACAGCTCAATGCAGTggagaaataagacactatgggcCCTTTGAAATTACTCAGACACCTGggagttattttataatttttttttaccgaaaagataaagcaaacttatgttttctccagcaagactttctaatttataaaaaaaaagcttgaacataAGCTAAATGAACTGTAGTGTCTGCCTTCGTGTTCTTTTCATTGTGAACGGGTGCAATTTTAATATCAtaactttaaagccgtctatgacctagcaggttttttcttcttttttcttttcaatggttactgtgcttgatctgaacAAGATCAGTaatgaaagttttaaaattagggGATTActatatataaaagaaaagaactttGATTGCGAATATGTTAGTTGCAAAACATACTGATTATATCATTTTAGTACATAGGCTAGGAAAGTGATGTGTTgtcaaaagtgctacaaaggagtaaaaacccagattttcccattaataaattttattgacactgtcagggacaCATGCTTTGCTTGAGTCCACATTTGTtcgtcaaaaatcttgtttgtgaggctgcactttgtttgattcaggatcaatcaatcttttctgaagagaaatgaacaataaagtatgttaacACGTCAGATACTTCAACACTACCTTAGCCAAgaactaagaagaaactcaacttcatatcaaaaaaacaaagtgaaaactaCTTCACTGTGAAACAACAAccccttcaaatatatatcacattaaattcatgcaaaatgtagacctgCTGATAAGTTTACAGGAATagaaacaaacaataattacaatgaaactataaagtttaaatgagatctgtatttgagtGTTGTCTCATAATTCTAACAGAAGACCaaaattgaaaactgcatatcctacacaactgcattcatcaacatgatccaactaaaatttcattaagactcaaagtttactacaaactttaaactcctgcaagtttaatttgtgatgatgatgattttttttttcttggaaagaacttttgaatacttaatagcatgttaactctatcattcattcataaatttgctgcaaaaaaaaataataatccaaaaacgatggacagaaaaacaaaagcattcacAGGAAAAATACCCTGTTCATCTCCTTCCACCCATAGAAAGCGTTGTGGGCAAAAATTTCGTACTAAAAAATTGTACACGGAGGAAATCATGTCCGTAAGTGCGGTTCATAACGAGGAAAGTAACAAGTAACTCGTTGTGTGGATAATCCCAAACcaaatttatgagcaaaataaGCTAAACTTCCATCCTTCAAGCCTAAATGTACAACAGCTGTACACATTGTAAACAGAGTATTTGTTACAAATCAAATGTTGCTGGACCTATCGAACTGTAGCTCCAAGACGGTATTAGGGTTTTAATGAAAACACTCTCACATTTTCTCATTCGACAGTTCggataaaactcaaatttctgTAACATACAAAGCTGTACTAATGtacaacaacaatgaaatgtgGATCGATGGACAAAATCACGTTTCGAACTACGCACTTTAGCTTTCGATCCATCCACTAGCTAGAAGACAATCTACGCACCAAGACAATGGCTAAGAGtaattctttaccttttttataATTTCCCTTTGTACCGAGTGACACGAGATTAAGTTGAACCAAGCGTAACCGTATTTTTCTGCCATAAACAGCTTTTAGCGCAGTGTAAACATGCGGAGATTACGCATCTAAATACAGTTTTTCCAGCAACAAAGTACACGCTAAGTCATATtcacaaaacaaagcccaaatAGGTCTGTCCCTCTACTTTTTTTGTTGAATCCGTGAGAAGAAACTTgatctaaacaacaaaaacattttgaataGCATTGTAATACGCTCTTCGATCAACAGTCGAATGTTATCGAATGTTAGATTCATAATCAAAGTcgaattttgacacaaaaacgggATGCACATTTAACAAAACAGTCGCTTccgtgcaactcggtacaaGCTACTTTATATACCAAAAgaaagcccaataatttttttccactaCTATATAATTTCTTTTCGTACCGAGTTGCACGGAacatgcagtaaacaaaaagagcaaaaattacCGGCATGTCTTCTACATGCAAACCAGCGATCTCAACGTCAATAACACTGGATCAGACCAAGCCAatgcgatttttcgccagtttcagGACGCTGTATTCTCTAGAGAACACACTTGCGTCAAAACtttgaccaaaataatttttgatctcTTACAGTGGTAAGAAATTTGCAACGCTGTCACTGCCAAAAAAGCTGCCATCGCTACTTTCACCTGAACAACATTTCGCGGGCATTTTCGCATCGGAGCCAATGACATTACCCGAAATCgatcacgtgtcatttttagtagagcatgcgcagacatttttcgccggtgaagggAAACAGATGTTCCGTCGCAGTCTTTTTCTCCTAAGTCGGCAGCCAAATATCTCCACGTCgtgcgaagaaagattcaaatatcccctcccctgggggaacaagatcagtcaaatgccctacctcagggccaacaaagacaatcaaatccccaccgCTTACCTACAACAGTACAAATATCTTATCTAATATTGCTGAAGTTTAGGGCCTTGATCAGTTAATAAccgaatatactagaattaccGACAAATCATCTACTCTAATTGATCTAATTTTTACAAATACTCCAGATAGGGTCGTCTGTTCAGGGGTCTCACATATAGGCATCAGCGACCACAGTTTAGTTTACGTCTTTCGTAAAGTTTCTATAGAATCGACAACGTATAAGCATACTACCCTGAGATAtaggaaatttaagaa from Porites lutea chromosome 6, jaPorLute2.1, whole genome shotgun sequence includes the following:
- the LOC140941705 gene encoding uncharacterized protein; this encodes MDKFIQIGEKFGLQGEKLLEFVREQLKLEEEKEEKRRELEEERRREEEEKEEKRRQLEEEKEEKRRQLEEEKEEKRRQLEEEKEERRRILEEDRRKEEEEKEKRRRREDEERETRRQERDLRKLELEAELLKQKEAIEAAKREHELELARLGQGRNVAGHPEVRDDRAKAPKLPSFVDG